In Nasonia vitripennis strain AsymCx chromosome 2, Nvit_psr_1.1, whole genome shotgun sequence, a genomic segment contains:
- the LOC100678910 gene encoding protein ANTAGONIST OF LIKE HETEROCHROMATIN PROTEIN 1: MNHHAENVVILDFIFTSSSSSDDSDDEMNGVNNVIFEVDNDRIERRIPRVQNFIENVILRYNDIEFKETFRMSRTTFEYLLLLIRPNLEGLNEFGNMPINPDKQLYITLYVLGTPDSYRSVTTKFNVGKATAWRAVRRVVRSICQYRNYFIRWPSAREAAETSMRIARRRRLHGVIGAVDGTHIRIAALRVDSQAYINRKGVHSIQLQVICNDKLEFIHCYAGLPGSVHDTRVFRYSGVQQRCTDEYFPNNTHLLGDSAYTLQNHVIVPYRDNGHLTVEEVHFNHVLSGTRMMVERSIGLLKVRWRYFLDKLPMRRTDLIPYYIVCACVLHNICLKVEDTFEYPVIIPDTIDVNPEPMDVNIAEHQDAIAKRENLTNIVNADIL; the protein is encoded by the exons ATGAATCATCATGCAGAAAATGTCGTGATATTGGATTTCATATTTACTTCATCAAGCAGTAGTGATGATAGTGATGACGAAATGAATGGAGTGAACAATGTAATTTTCGAAGTGGATAATGATCGTATCGAGCGAAGAATTCCAAGAGTGCagaattttatagaaaatgtCATTTTAAGATATAACGACATAGAATTTAAAGAAACATTTCG AATGAGCCGTACTACCTTTGAGTACTTATTACTTTTAATCAGGCCAAATCTAGAAGGCTTAAATGAATTTGGAAATATGCCTATCAATCCTGATAAACAATTGTACATAACTCTATACGTATTGGGAACGCCAGATTCTTACAG ATCAGTAACtacaaaatttaatgttgggaAAGCTACTGCTTGGCGAGCAGTGAGAAGAGTCGTACGATCAATTTGTCaatacagaaattattttattcgatGGCCATCAGCAAGAGAAGCTGCAGAAACATCTATGCGAATAGCAAGAAGGCGTAGACTTCATGGTGTTATTGGTGCAGTAGATGGAACACATATTCGTATTGCAGCTCTAAGAGTAGATTCCCAAGCTTACATTAACCGTAAAGGAGTCCATTCTATACAATTACAA GTTATCTGCAACGACAAATTAGAATTCATTCACTGCTATGCTGGTTTACCAGGGTCAGTGCATGACACGCGTGTTTTCAGATACTCAGGTGTACAGCAGAGATGTACTGATGAATATTTTCCAAATAATACTCACCTGTTAGGTGACTCTGCTTACACTTTGCAAAATCATGTAATAGTGCCATACAGAGATAATGGGCACTTAACTGTAGAGGAAGTTCACTTTAATCATGTCTTATCTGGTACTCGAATGATGGTTGAGAGGTCCATTGGTCTTTTGAAAGTTCGATGGAGGTATTTCTTGGATAAATTGCCTATGAGGCGAACAGATCTAATACCTTACTACATAGTGTGTGCTTGCGTGCTGCATAACATATGCTTGAAAGTAGAAGATACGTTTGAATATCCAGTGATAATACCTGATACAATAGATGTGAATCCAGAGCCAATGGATGTTAATATAGCAGAGCATCAAGATGCTATCGCCAAGAGGGAAAACTTAACAAATATTGTAAATGCAGACATATTATGA
- the LOC100678943 gene encoding trihelix transcription factor GTL1-like, giving the protein MSTKKTRKTKNSEEFCFWTESLTKLLLSLYKEYQSKLDEGSMRHKVFWTLVVEGLKQKGHAFTTVQCSTKMDTLKRAYKKVKDHNSQTGNDKKTCEHFEILDEMFSKKPWIKPLSQAGSNLPMDDFDENEKEKSKSRRTNSVNHEKSEFMRQTLENQRLRAEATAEYRKHKLEILKDLSSKFNC; this is encoded by the exons atgtcaacaaaaaaaacaagaaaaaccaaaaata GTGAAGAATTTTGTTTCTGGACTGAATCCCTGACTAAGTTGCTTCTGTCGCTGTACAAAGAATATCAATCAAAGTTGGACGAAGGATCAATGAGGCATAAAGTATTTTGGACTCTAGTCGTTGAAGGATTAAAACAAAAAGGACATGCTTTCACTACTGTTCAATGCTCTACTAAAATGGATACATTAAAAAGAGCTTATAAGAAAGTGAAAGATCACAATTCTCAAACTGGTAATGATAAAAAGACCTGCGAACACTTTGAG ATATTGGATGAGATGTTTTCCAAAAAGCCATGGATTAAACCACTTTCACAAGCTGGATCTAATTTACCGATGGATGATTTCGATGAaaatgagaaagagaaatcTAAGAGTA gaCGTACAAATTCAGTAAATCACGAAAAGTCAGAATTTATGAGGCAGACTTTAGAAAACCAGCGTTTACGAGCAGAAGCGACTGCAGAATACAGAAAACACAAATTAGAAATTTTAAAGGATTTGTCATCAAAGTTTAATTGCTAA